In Gimesia sp., a genomic segment contains:
- a CDS encoding APC family permease, giving the protein MTKRYGFWTLTFLVIANMIGAGVFTTSGFSLMDLGSPGLVVLAWVAGGLIAIAGAFSYGQLIKAMPESGGEYLFLSRAAHPLLGFIAGWVSLIAGFSGAIAFAATALEAYVLPEGTRPGWMPAGTLAVCSILLAGVFHGRNPRLGALVQNSVVVLKLVLLSAILMFAAAQFSSETMPGVSAPTVELTGWALVSAFAGSLVWISLSYSGFNAAVYVADEVEAANRSIPRAMVAGTGIVMVLYLLLNAVFVYAPPPEEIKGQADVATITAEFIGGIAFASFVRWTIVTCLLTSVFSMIMTAPRVYAKMADDGLLPGFIRMQGGSPVRAILLQVALAVLLVLISSLQGLLSYLGLTLSISAAGSVFCLFLSGVRTKPLSHYSNLIPLLFILCTLIAAGIMVSFNPWQLLGTGITFAIGAVAYVLTRIYRPKADLLASPGIEEALAEDMQEPPRS; this is encoded by the coding sequence ATGACGAAGAGATATGGTTTCTGGACACTGACCTTTCTGGTCATTGCGAATATGATTGGAGCCGGAGTCTTTACGACCTCCGGTTTCTCGCTCATGGATCTGGGATCTCCCGGACTGGTAGTTCTCGCCTGGGTAGCGGGGGGATTGATCGCGATTGCGGGCGCCTTCAGTTATGGGCAGCTGATTAAAGCCATGCCGGAATCGGGGGGCGAATATCTGTTTCTGTCGAGAGCCGCACATCCGTTACTCGGGTTCATCGCGGGCTGGGTGTCGTTGATTGCAGGCTTTTCCGGTGCGATCGCGTTTGCTGCGACTGCGCTGGAAGCGTATGTCCTGCCGGAAGGCACGCGTCCCGGATGGATGCCGGCGGGGACGCTGGCGGTCTGTTCGATTCTGCTGGCCGGCGTGTTTCATGGCAGGAATCCACGACTGGGAGCTTTGGTACAGAATTCGGTCGTGGTGCTCAAACTGGTACTGCTGTCTGCCATTCTGATGTTTGCTGCAGCTCAGTTCTCCAGTGAGACGATGCCCGGCGTCTCTGCGCCGACCGTCGAGTTGACCGGCTGGGCGCTGGTCAGTGCGTTCGCAGGATCTCTGGTCTGGATTTCTTTGAGTTATTCGGGTTTCAATGCCGCGGTCTATGTGGCGGATGAAGTCGAAGCGGCGAATCGCTCGATTCCCCGGGCGATGGTTGCCGGCACCGGGATCGTGATGGTACTCTATCTGTTGTTGAACGCGGTTTTCGTGTATGCACCGCCGCCCGAGGAGATTAAAGGTCAGGCGGATGTGGCGACCATTACGGCGGAATTCATCGGGGGAATCGCTTTCGCGAGTTTCGTGCGCTGGACCATCGTCACCTGCCTGCTGACCTCGGTCTTCAGTATGATCATGACCGCACCCCGGGTTTACGCCAAGATGGCGGATGATGGCCTGTTACCTGGATTTATCCGGATGCAGGGGGGGAGCCCGGTCCGGGCGATTCTTTTGCAGGTCGCACTGGCTGTGCTTTTGGTGTTAATCTCCAGTCTGCAGGGGCTGCTGTCCTATCTGGGACTGACGCTGTCGATTTCTGCCGCCGGTTCGGTATTCTGCCTGTTTCTATCCGGTGTCCGTACGAAGCCGCTCTCGCATTATTCGAATCTGATTCCCCTGCTGTTCATTCTCTGCACCCTTATCGCAGCGGGAATTATGGTCAGTTTCAATCCCTGGCAGCTGCTGGGAACCGGAATTACGTTCGCGATTGGCGCAGTGGCCTATGTGCTGACGCGGATCTATCGTCCGAAAGCCGATTTACTCGCTTCACCCGGAATTGAAGAGGCTCTGGCAGAAGACATGCAGGAACCTCCACGATCCTGA
- a CDS encoding DUF1611 domain-containing protein, with protein MNTVVPAVEKTPVPGLDIINEYRRIAIAVGDDAPLSNSKTAISLLRYRGEHCLAVIDPAHQGKTTQDLYGVGGSTPVVGSLSDVASPDALFIGISPPGGQMPESLSRVIAEGVDRGLDIVSGLHEFLVENEDFCQAAQRTGSRLIDVRRNQHRQTARCAEFRDGCLRIHAVGQDCSVGKMVTMLELERGLQQRQRDAKFLATGQTGIMIKGNGVPVDCVVSDFVNGAVEEMVLQHEQHEILLIEGQGSITHPAFSAVTLGLLHGCAPQGLILCYEAARPHVKAMPHVPLKSLERYRELYEQLASERFPAEVIGVAMNGRNLTEAEADIEKQQVQQRLGLPVCDVYRDGPDLLVDAVLNLRGRLFA; from the coding sequence ATGAATACCGTTGTACCTGCCGTGGAAAAAACGCCGGTGCCTGGACTGGACATCATCAATGAGTACCGCCGGATTGCGATCGCAGTCGGTGATGATGCCCCGCTGTCGAACTCAAAGACCGCCATCAGCCTGCTCCGCTACCGGGGCGAGCACTGTCTGGCTGTGATCGATCCGGCGCACCAGGGGAAAACCACCCAGGACCTGTATGGCGTTGGGGGAAGCACTCCGGTCGTTGGTTCGCTGTCGGATGTGGCCTCTCCCGATGCACTGTTTATCGGGATTTCACCTCCAGGCGGTCAGATGCCGGAATCACTGAGCCGGGTGATCGCGGAAGGTGTGGACCGCGGGCTGGATATCGTTTCCGGTCTGCACGAGTTTCTGGTTGAGAACGAAGATTTCTGCCAGGCGGCGCAGCGGACTGGCAGTCGGCTGATTGATGTCCGCCGGAACCAGCATCGCCAGACGGCTCGCTGTGCCGAGTTTCGGGATGGCTGTTTGCGGATTCACGCTGTCGGTCAGGATTGCAGCGTGGGCAAAATGGTGACGATGCTCGAACTCGAACGGGGTCTGCAGCAGCGTCAGCGGGATGCGAAGTTCCTGGCGACGGGACAGACGGGGATCATGATCAAGGGGAACGGCGTTCCTGTCGACTGTGTCGTTTCCGACTTTGTCAACGGAGCCGTGGAGGAGATGGTGCTGCAGCATGAACAGCATGAGATTCTACTCATCGAAGGGCAGGGGAGTATCACACATCCAGCCTTTTCGGCGGTGACACTGGGTCTGTTGCATGGCTGTGCACCGCAGGGGTTGATTCTCTGTTACGAAGCAGCCCGTCCCCATGTGAAAGCAATGCCGCATGTGCCACTCAAGTCACTGGAACGCTACCGGGAACTTTACGAGCAGCTCGCTTCGGAACGGTTCCCCGCGGAAGTGATTGGCGTTGCCATGAACGGTCGCAATCTCACTGAAGCAGAAGCGGACATCGAGAAACAGCAGGTGCAGCAACGACTGGGCTTACCGGTCTGTGATGTCTACCGCGATGGACCGGATCTCCTGGTTGATGCCGTGTTGAATCTGAGAGGGAGGCTGTTCGCGTGA
- a CDS encoding dipeptide epimerase, giving the protein MKLEWRRVSLPLKDPFTIARGTLHHQQCLIVSLMQDGVSGFGEVTCNNYYGHTYESLEAALSLVHDAIADQPLMHPRELYEVCQAVIPADRFALSVIDGAAYDLYGKAQGIRTTEILGLTTTAETRSSYTLGIDSIEEMIRKYRDQPDWPVYKIKLGTPHDLEIVEALRSVTDATIRVDANCAWTVEQTITNSHALRELGVEFIEQPLPADASPAAQREVFEQSALPVIADESCRTEEDVARCEGLFHGINVKLCKCGGLTPASRMLQQARALGMKTMVGCMIESTVGISAAAQLLPLLDYADFDGANLLAEDVARGVRIHNGEVEFSTVPGNGIELLI; this is encoded by the coding sequence GTGAAACTGGAATGGCGGCGGGTCAGCCTGCCTTTGAAAGATCCCTTCACGATCGCCCGTGGCACGCTGCACCATCAGCAGTGCCTGATCGTGAGTCTGATGCAGGACGGTGTGAGCGGATTTGGCGAAGTTACCTGCAACAATTATTATGGTCACACGTACGAATCGCTGGAAGCGGCGCTCAGCCTGGTCCACGATGCGATCGCAGATCAGCCGTTGATGCATCCGCGAGAGCTGTATGAAGTCTGCCAGGCTGTCATTCCTGCAGACCGGTTTGCGCTTTCCGTCATCGATGGAGCGGCCTACGATCTATACGGCAAGGCTCAGGGAATTCGCACGACTGAAATCCTGGGGCTAACCACGACTGCTGAGACCCGTTCGAGTTATACCCTGGGCATCGACTCGATTGAGGAAATGATTCGCAAATATCGTGATCAGCCCGATTGGCCTGTCTACAAGATCAAGCTGGGAACGCCGCACGATCTGGAGATTGTGGAGGCTCTGCGGTCAGTGACGGACGCGACGATTCGTGTCGACGCGAACTGTGCCTGGACCGTGGAGCAGACGATAACGAATTCGCATGCACTCCGGGAGTTGGGAGTGGAGTTCATCGAACAGCCGTTGCCGGCCGATGCATCTCCTGCTGCGCAGCGGGAAGTCTTTGAGCAGAGTGCGCTGCCCGTGATTGCGGATGAGAGCTGCCGAACCGAAGAGGATGTGGCCCGCTGTGAAGGTCTGTTTCACGGGATTAATGTCAAGCTGTGCAAATGCGGCGGATTGACGCCTGCGAGCCGGATGTTGCAGCAGGCTCGCGCACTGGGAATGAAAACGATGGTCGGTTGTATGATTGAATCGACGGTCGGTATCTCGGCTGCAGCGCAGTTGCTACCGTTACTCGACTATGCTGACTTCGATGGGGCCAACCTGCTGGCGGAAGACGTGGCGCGGGGAGTTCGCATTCACAACGGGGAAGTCGAATTCAGTACTGTGCCCGGGAATGGGATTGAACTGCTGATCTGA
- a CDS encoding D-aminoacylase yields the protein MTLRPAIVLRSLLLLALLLPSLGVAAERVDYVIENGTLHDGTGQVIEQGHVAVRDGKIVSVGPGKGPASETRIDASGLIVCPGFIDLHTHSDRGIVNPKARGAVNYLMQGCTTSVTGNCGMGPIEVKEFYDKVDLAGAGTNVAHLLPQGELRSQVIGKVNRKATKAELQEMQQRAARAMQEGAWGMSTGLIYTPSTYADTEELIALARVIGKAGGIYASHIRGEEDGLLGSYQEAIRIGREAEVPVHFSHMKVKGTPNWGNLRLAINMIKQARKTGQRVTADQYPYIAASTSLAATVFPPWSMSGGREELVKRLDTADVGEKIRAAVAQSLRIKEDGKQIVIAQYGPRPEWVGRHLREIAKQEEKSPLQITEEIIRNGGAQIVNFAMNEEEVRMAMQHPWVATASDGGVMIPDATRPHPRNYGAFPRKIGHYAIREQVLPLNQAIRSATGLPAEILGLTDRGFLKPGQAADIVVFDPKTIIDTATFENPHQYAEGMRYVFVNGVAAVHGGTPTGALAGRALRKPSTP from the coding sequence GTGACTTTGAGACCTGCGATCGTTCTGCGTAGCCTGTTGCTGCTGGCGCTGTTGTTACCGTCACTCGGTGTTGCTGCGGAGCGGGTGGATTACGTAATCGAAAACGGCACGCTGCACGACGGAACCGGTCAGGTGATTGAGCAGGGACACGTGGCGGTGCGGGACGGGAAAATCGTTTCCGTCGGACCCGGTAAGGGGCCGGCGAGCGAGACCCGCATCGATGCGAGCGGACTGATTGTCTGTCCGGGATTCATCGACCTGCATACTCACAGTGATCGGGGCATCGTCAATCCCAAGGCCCGGGGCGCGGTGAACTACCTGATGCAGGGCTGCACGACATCGGTGACCGGTAACTGCGGGATGGGGCCCATCGAAGTCAAAGAATTCTATGACAAAGTCGATCTGGCGGGCGCGGGAACCAATGTAGCGCATCTGTTGCCTCAAGGTGAACTGCGTTCGCAGGTGATTGGCAAGGTCAATCGCAAAGCGACCAAAGCGGAACTGCAGGAGATGCAGCAGCGGGCAGCCCGGGCGATGCAGGAAGGGGCCTGGGGGATGTCGACCGGCCTGATTTATACTCCCAGCACTTACGCGGACACGGAAGAACTGATCGCGCTCGCCCGCGTGATTGGTAAAGCCGGGGGGATTTATGCCAGCCACATTCGCGGTGAGGAGGACGGACTGCTCGGTTCCTATCAGGAAGCGATTCGCATTGGTCGTGAGGCAGAAGTTCCGGTGCACTTCTCCCATATGAAAGTGAAGGGGACCCCGAACTGGGGCAACCTGCGTCTGGCGATCAATATGATCAAACAGGCCCGCAAGACAGGTCAGCGGGTGACCGCCGATCAGTATCCCTATATCGCTGCGAGTACCTCGCTGGCTGCAACGGTCTTTCCCCCCTGGTCGATGTCCGGCGGGAGAGAAGAACTGGTCAAGCGGCTGGATACAGCAGATGTCGGTGAAAAGATCCGGGCTGCGGTCGCCCAGAGCCTGCGCATCAAAGAAGACGGCAAGCAGATCGTGATTGCTCAATATGGCCCGCGACCGGAATGGGTGGGTCGGCACTTGCGCGAGATTGCGAAACAGGAAGAGAAATCGCCGCTGCAGATTACAGAGGAAATCATTCGCAACGGGGGAGCGCAGATTGTGAACTTCGCCATGAATGAAGAGGAAGTCCGCATGGCGATGCAGCATCCATGGGTGGCGACCGCCTCGGATGGCGGGGTGATGATTCCTGATGCCACGCGTCCACATCCACGAAATTATGGTGCCTTTCCCCGTAAGATCGGCCATTACGCGATTCGCGAACAGGTGCTGCCATTGAACCAGGCAATTCGCAGTGCCACGGGGCTGCCGGCTGAGATCCTGGGATTGACCGATCGAGGATTTCTCAAACCGGGACAGGCGGCGGATATCGTCGTCTTCGATCCGAAAACCATCATCGATACGGCGACGTTTGAAAATCCGCATCAGTACGCGGAAGGCATGCGGTATGTCTTTGTGAATGGGGTGGCCGCCGTCCATGGAGGCACGCCGACCGGTGCCCTTGCTGGACGGGCGCTGCGAAAGCCGTCTACTCCCTGA